TAATATGCACCTACTGCGATTCTGGACACAAGAGGCTTTTAAGTGAGGATAGTGAGAGACTTTTAAACCTGGGCTCTTTGAACGcctggaggggtgtgtgtgtgtgtgtgtgtgtgtgtatctttgtctgtgtgagtgtgtgtctgtgcaagtGTGTCCCAATGTACATGTTGTTGGTTAAGCGACTCTGTAACTGAATTGTATTCTCCAGAGGTACTTGGTTTGATTATAGATTAGTAAACAAAAAAGCctataaaatcagaagaaaagtaAGCATAGTGAAAATGCTGAGTGGTGCGGCTGTTTTAGATTCTTGGAAGGTGTTTGTAAGGACAATGGGCGCAGAGGAGAGGACAGTTCTGTGTCGGTGACAGGAAGTGTCCAGCTAGTTTAGTATTTCACTAAGTGCAGACCTCAAACTGACTTTTACTCAGCCATTCCTCCCAGGAATAGACAGTAGGGATTATAATTTCACTGCTAATACCCCACACCTATCTGAGAGCATGGTATGAAGTTATGTTCTCCATAACACATGAGTTCTGATACAGTATAAATATCCTAGAGAAAATTGTCCCTTCAGGATAACAGGGCCGAGAGGTCTAGGTCTTCTCGCCTTGCTCCCGCTCCTGGGATAGAAGTCCTACCTTGTCTCCAAGCTTGTGACCCCACTGTTCTTCTCAGCCCCATCACTGTGGAGTGTCAAATGGGTGATAAAGAACCTGTCACAGAAGGCCCACCTCAGGGAGACAGAGGTATTGGGCCTCTCTGTGCTCCGAGAGCTAAGCACTTGACTTGCCTCCTTTAGAACCTTCTTGAGAGGTGAGAGGCAGTACCCACCCACCTTGACCCCTCTCACcctatttcctttctgttttcttttgcaggGAGGAACCCACAGTCCCTTTTGAATAGAACCCATGTCTGTTTGATGGCACAGATCTATTTAGCTTGTCCTTAAAACAAGACTCGTTTTTCTTCAtttgaaatcttttaaaaagggtGTCGCAATAATATGTTCCAGACAGGGGGAAAGTGAAGTAATTCTTCAGTTTTAGGTAAGGAGTGATTATTTcttggctagagagatgactgagaAGTTAAGGGCACTTTCTGCTGTTCCAGGGGACCCACGCTCAggttccagcaaccacatcaggcagctgttaagtgcctgtaacttcaggggatccaatatcTCTGACTTCTATGGGAACCAACACATACATATCGACCCCCTGACATACAGATGCATAATcataagttaaaatataaaagaaatctttaaacattttaaaaataatgaaaagcagCAATGATTTGGGTCAGCGCCTTTGCAGAAGCTGGTTCTTACTTTTCACAACCACttcaaaataaagcaagaaacaaaacaaaacagaaacaggcGAGACTTGACCCATGCAGCCTGTGCGCATGGATTCAAATATCACACTGAGCCATATTAGTATGAGCAGTTAATATAGCATCAAAAtaagataattaataaaaataacgtTGAATTCCACAAACCCAGGGCCTACCATGGTAATTTCGTCCTTTAACAGTCAAAGACAAGCCTCCCTAGCTCATCAGCTctgtacctcagtttcttcaGGTCTGTGACCCACCGGTCTCCCATCCTCCTCATGTAgttcatctcttcctcctcctcgatGATCTCTCGGATCTGATGCTTCACGACTGGGTCCTTCACCACCACAAAGGTCCAGGGCTCAGTGTGGGCCCCACTTGGCGCGGTTCCTGTTGCCCATCACATCAAAATCAACGTAAGACAGAAGAGGAGCGGAAAGCTGCTCGTTAAGAGGAAGCACACTAGCAGCTgttgtggtgatgcatgcctggaGTCCcatccagtactcgggaggttgaggcaggaggatcacaggcaCAAGCAGGGACGGTGTGATAAAgctctagagcagtgattctcatcCTGTGGGTCGAGAACTGCACAGGGGTCCACCTATCAGATGTCCTGCGTGTCGGACGTATACATTTCAATTTgcaacagtaacaaaattgcagttatgaatagtaatgaaaataatgttataatTGGGGGGCATCACAACACaaagaattgtattaaagggtcacagcttaggaaggttgaaaagcaCTGCTATAGAAGGAGGAAGACgagcaagaagaggaagaagagaagagaaatttaccttaatttaaacacacacacatgcacacaagcacacactcacagGGTTGGAGTAATGATTGTTGCCACTTAGGATAAGGGTACAACTATCTAAGGCATTTGTACTCTTAGCTGAAACAAAATGTTCTTGACACGTTTCGGGTTAGAGCTGGGTCTCAATGAGCACGGGACAAGCTCCACACAGGAGCTTAAATGTGGCTTAGGCAGAGTAGGACCACAGCAAGGACAGTCACAGAGGAGTGTGGAGCAACACAGTTCTTAATTTCCCCCTTAACAGAGACAGGAATATACATTTCAGTGAACTGATCTTGCTTCAGTTTATTTTGCAAATTCACATAAGGAAATCTTGCTACTTTGTTAGCTCAAGCAATTACTGTACCTGAATGacaggaaggttgtttcctggaAGATAAACATGTGAATGTGAATTGAGTGTAGACGAGGGGCCTGTTTCAGTGAGGGGAGAGATATTTCTCCTGCACTGTGCACTAACCTATTCAGAGTATTTAGTTTTAAATAGAAGTTCATACAATGTATCGACTTCATAAGTTGCAAACTGTCATCACATCttttacacacttacacacacacacacacagagtcaaaatgtagtaagtaaaaaaaatcactggccATCATGAACAGTGGGAAAACCTTCATAAATAAACAGACTACTCCAGTCGTCTGCATGTTTGGACTTCAGTGCTGTTCCAATGCGCTCACAGCACAGGGGAGTTGATGTTCTCCAAGCCTCAGCACCCAAATTACCAACCTGCTGCCCTGATGACGTTCTCAATGACCTCCATTGGGACTTGCTCGCTGCTGAGGAACCTGACAGAGCGTCTCTTATTGAGGAGTTCGTAGAACTCCTGGGATCTCGTCTTCATTTCCTGCTCTGGGTACCGGGTATGAGAGAACGGGATGTGGTCCACACTCTCCTCTGACTCCTGCCATTCGTCAGCATCTGCAAataggagacagaggcacagcAAATTCAGCTACCTCCCTGGTCACTGTAGGGAAGGGAATGAAGTTCCAGGAGAGTCTGTGAGGTTACATGAGGTCAAAATAGCCAACCGAAGTTTgtatgaaggaaaataaaaatacgtAGAAATTTCACCACTAATCATGATCATCCTTCAAATTCTAGGCCtgttaaaaatcaaagtaaagGAGAGTTttgcctacaaaaaaaaaataacaaatggaagtttctgttaaATGGTAGAGTAGGTTATTGGATGCAATCTCCCATTTAGGTTACCAAATAAGGTGGTTTTGTCTTTGCAAAGCATTAGGCTGACAACATAGTAAGACATTCCAAAGCCAAAAATGAAGGGGAAATAGGATCCTAGAGAGGTGAGTGCAGAGGCCTGTTTTTCCTGCTTGTGTCTGCCAATCCCTGCAAGTCCAGTTTCCGGTTTCTGATCCTCGGGCAGGAAGGACAACCAAAATCAAagcccacaccacacacacagtcagaggTTCAATcagttcagatcttcaggttaCATCCCTTGGGAAAGTGTGGATTACAAACAAGTCATCTTTCAGGAGCCTATGACATTTTTGGTGTGTCCTTCCTCTAACTTAGTGTTTCTTCTTGAGAGCACCCCAGTTGTCTAGCATAAGCAAATGACAATATGTAAAGAATTTTAGGAAAAAACCTCAATAATTCAACAATGCAATCCTGCACACGGGGGAACAGAATATCTTAAGTAAAAATTAGTAAACTCAGTGTTTAAAAAGGACAGGTGCCTCAGTGCTCTAAGAACTCACAGGCTCAAAAGAGCAAACAGCTAGGACACCACGCTTAGAGAAGTAAACAGGGCAGACTTATATGATTCTCTATAGTAttgctgaaggaagaaaaagctTAACAGCACAGAGATGAAAAATAGAACTTCTGAAAAATGATAGAACTATTTAGATTAAATTGTCCGAATAGAAGATAAGTGGATAgtaagtcagaaaaaaaatctagggcaaagagcaaaagacagaaaacacagaacaaaaagagCAAGGGGAACCAGAGCCAGTTTACTTAGGAccctgaagaaaagcaaagaaagaaatgaatttcaGTTATAGTGGCTTTGGTAGGGTAGCGAGGAGGTTGTAAAGGAAACAGGTAAGAGAGAATACCCAAGGGCCGGCATATAAAGTGTAGTGTACTTAAAGGTCTTTACGGTCCAATCCCATAGTcacacatggtgggaggagagaaccagcttctcAGCTTGTCTTCTGacttacatacatgtacacatgcagacaaaatcaGAAGCAAGACTACAGTTATAAATTTAACTTTGTGGTTGAGGGGCTCactataacatgaggaactgtattaaagggttgcagcattaggaacgTTGAGAACCATTGAGTTAGGAGGAAGTAAGTGTGATGGAGAGTCATTACATGTACCTAGATGTCAATCATCACACGTACCTAGCTATCCGTCATCACGTGTACCTAACTATCAATCATCACATATACCTAGCTCTAGCAACAATCACATGTACCTAACTATCAACCATCACATGTACTTAGCGGTCAATTATTGTATATAGCTTGCTATCAATCAGTTCTAAACAACCCGGAGCATTGCCAGGTGTTCATATACACCTTCCATGACAGTAACACTTTCCAACCATGTAAAGTTGATTCAGAAAACCCTGTGGTGAGGAAGCTGTAGAGGAGCAGATGCAAGGAATGCTCCCTTGGTGGCTTGAATGACATTACCAACCCTTAAGGCCTAGTCATATTTGCATGAGCTATAGGCCACCAGAAGAATAGGTAGCTTCCAAGGCCAAGGTAGCTCTCTTGATGTACCACCATGCAGCAAGGAGCTGCATGAGGCTGCCCAGTGCTAGCCGTTATCTCTgatcaagacaaacaaaaagaccccATCACGTGCAATGGGGCTGTCCTGAGTGACTTTCCTGTGCACTGTGGGGCACATCCTGCATTCTCTTCTGGGGCAGAAGATCCCCAGTCTGTCTGGGGAATGGAGACAGGGACAGCACAGAGGGTCCAGCCTATGAGCTCAGCAATCTCCTGCAGAGACCACAGTGGAGAGCTAACAGGGACCTCTGAAAACAAACAGTGCcacttctttctgctcttgaactcctgactgCTCCCAGGAATGTAGCcttggaagggaaggaaaaaacaactctgaaattctgtTTTCATGCCCCCTTTGTTTGAGGCTTCTCCGTGGGAGTGGCTACCCAGCAAAGAGCTCTATGCCTGCATCCTGGAGACAGACTGCCAGAGTCCTACCAGCCTAGGTGGGTGGTACCCTGCTAGAGCCGTAGTCTGCTATGATGGGGATATTGGTAAATGCTTACCTTATTGTAGTACCGTGAAGATGAAGTGGCCCACTCCAGCACCCGCTGGCTCCATTCTGCTATGCGAGAGTGATGTGGTTTCTGAGTATCTTTGCTCATGCCTCGTCCTTTCTTTGCTCatgcctcctcctttctcccatacATCATCCATTCCTCTCACCTTTTGGTGTCTTCCAAGCCCTGCCTTCAGCCTTCTCTCCCATAGGACCCACTTGGTGAAGTCATTAGTTCTCCACGTTCTGAGCGCCACCTTAAACTAGTGCCATTCTGGCCAGAATCTCTTACCTAACAGCACAGCTAACCTTAAGTCCAGCACATCTTTATATCACCCCCCAAACTGGATCCTTCTCTCTTGTCCATTGATAGCACAGCCTTAACCACTCCCTCGGCCTTCTGTGACTTCTAAAACATGATGCTCTTCACTGTAACTCGGGCATCCAAGGCCCTCCAACCGCACCACCGTTCTCAATGAAAGCTTAGAACAGGCAAGTGCTTCCCAAGTGGGGTCAGAGAGTCCCCTATTTAAATTATCTGACTCAGAAGGTTCTAACTTTACCATGTCACAAAAAAACACCCATAGAATCCGTCCTGTAGTTCATTTTCAATGGAGCATTCAACAAGCCTCATGAGACTCAGTGTTTGATTGCAAGGGAGATGCTGTATTTGATGGTTTGCCTCACGCTAAGCTCACTGCGCATGCTCACTGGGGCTGGCTAAGCAGTCACATTTGCCCAGCTAGGTGCATCAAGTGCATTTTCAATCCACAATATTCTTAACTTGCCACAGGCTTCTCAGGGCGTAACACTATTGCAAATCAATGCACGTCTGTGTAGCTGGTACTCTGAGTAGGGTGTCCTTCAGGATATGACACTAAGAGATAGTCCTCTTGAGAAACTTTCTGACTTGATTCtaatgcatgcacatgcacatatgcgtgtatgcatacacatgcacatttgcgtgcatgcttgtgtacaccacacacacacacacatacacacacacacacacaccaggcagcCTCTGGGAAGCAAAGACTCACTGAAAATTAAACAGCTTCTTCTTCCAAATAGAATCTATTTCTCACACCCAGCTCAGGCAACATGTCCCAAATGGACTGTGGAATaacccttctgtacactgtgaagatgtgctaCTTTCTTTGTTAACAAAGAGCCAATAAGCCAATAGCTAGCCAGGAGGAGATGAGATGGCAGAGCCAAatgagaggactctgggaagaataAAGGTAGAGTCAGGAGGGGTCTTGAGGAGACAAGGCTctaagcaagatgaaaatgtcatgctgataaaaggtaccaccAGGTGATGGAGGGTAgaaatatgtgttaatttaagttgcaagagcagttaataataagcctaaattatttattgattgagcatttataattactaTTAAGTCTCTTTGTGGttaatttgggagctggctagCAGGACAAAAGTGGCTGGAGGGACAGGAAACTTGGTCTACACAAATGCAGACTGTTCAAGACTCTTACGagttcccccttccctctctgacTCTTTGAGCTCTTCTCTCTAGGGCCAGCATAGCCatctccctcttccccaccttCACACCTACACATCTTCTTGGAATCTCTCCCAAGCATTAGACCATAGGGGTAGGCTTGATGTTTCTCCTCTGACATACTCTCCTGCTCCAGCATCCCCTGCTGCTCACACCTGTTAACCCTCGGGGTCAGCTTTGTCCTTTCCCAAAGCCCCAACAGGCCCCCAAGCCTTCCCGAAACACCTGTCCTAATTTCCCAGTGTTTGTCACTAGCCTTGTTTCATATCATTCCCTATACTGGACCTTTATCTTGCTAAGCACAGAAGCTGCTCCTCTTGTCTCTAACCCACAGGCCTGGCATGAGAAAAACTAGTTAATCCCTAGACATGCCACTTTCTCAGTTTCACTATTTCTAATCAAAACCTGGCCACGCTCACTTTCACCCTGTACAGTAGCTCCCCACTCCACCCGGAGAAGGAGACTGTGTTTGCCAGAGGAGGCTCTGAGCTGGGAGAGACCCAAGCCTCCCTGGCTTTGGACTGAGTAGGGGCTGGTACCGGTAAGTGACCTGAGAGAGGACCCGTGTTTGTCACGTATCATTCTGCTTTCACGGGAGTGATGATTTGACCACGTGACTTGCTTTCCACAGCCTGGCATCAGTTTACACATCATAAGGACACGCAGGGTGAAGCCCGGTCCTGCAATGGGTTGTTACCTTCTTCTGCTTGAAGGAGGTCTGTGCTGTCTTTCAAGTCTTCATCCGCCCAGGGGCGAGCTTGAACCTCCTCCTTCTTACTCTCCGGACTCCTATCGGCGTTTTTAAAGATGCACACAATCAAGATGCAGACAACCGCTACTAGCACCGGAGTGAGGAGAAACATGGTCTGTAGTCTGACCCGGAAGGTCAGCACACTCCCACACTGGCGTTTATACAAAcagagatggaagcagagaatgctgggagttgAAGCAAGAAGAGGGAGGTGTGCCAGGAAAGGAGCAAAGTACACACTCTCAAACTCTGTGACGACTTTGTAAAGGAGCAAAGATCACAGTCTTATGCATACATGTTTGGTCCTGCTCCAATGCATGCATTTCTCAAACTTGTGCACTTGCTCAATCTATTCTCAGATGCTAATCACCAAGGGGTATGTTAAATGCTATAATGTGCTAGATTTTCCTGGCAGTGGATAGAAAGGCATTTGACCTTTCTCCTATTTAACTTTGTTCTGAGAGTGTCTCCAATCTTCCTGAACCTAGGAAGTGCCCAGAGAGCTCACTTTTGAAAGAACAGATTTATAAATATAGATTCTGGTGTCCTGAAAGAAAACATCTAGAAAGAGACTTCTCTAGTGCATTTTCAGTTTCATGTGTAAGAGGCATGACCCTGAGattgtatttgttttcattaGTGCCTTGCCAATgtatgcaacagaaaagaaaggctCATGTCTTACgttagagaaaaaaatttaatctaGAAAAAGTGATGCAAAAAGTCAAAAATGACTCTATCTAAATTTGAAATCTTTGtgggcctttttgtttgtttgttttttgttttgtttttatgtttttgttttggtcttaGTTTTTATCTCTGCCCGCGTCTTTGCTGTTCGGGCTGCTATAACAGAAATATCATCGACTGAGTGACTTAAACAACAAAACCATGCATTTTACAAGTTCTAGAGactgggaagtccaagccccagGTGCCAGCACACTTGCTTCTTCCTAGCTTGTGTATGGCGGACTTCTCCCGTTGTCCTTACAGCTGGGAAcagggagagggtggggagagaggcgGCTGTTCCATACTGAAAGCTTACCGTGTGGTTCCTGCATGCTCCACACACTAAATCACAGATGCTTCACAAAGCCCTCGTGCGATagatgccactattgcacccatTTTCACTCAAAAGAATGAGGCCCAAGTAGGTCATATAACATGCCAACGGCTAATAGAAGGTAAATGGACCATAAATAGCCCTGTCTATTCGCCAAAAGGAGCCCACGTTGTGTACTTCAGCAGAGTAGACTAGAACTCTTAGTTCAGAGCCTGCAGTGTTCAACCTGCCTGGGTCTGGATGGGAAGTTGGAGAttatctgttgtggaatattattttaactaggcaaagacgtgctacatttgtttctgctgcctttgttaactGTGGACAGGCAGGTTACATTTGTCTGTGCTGCATCTGTTTCATTACGTCAAGcatttgtttcactttgcctgcctaagggacctgatgggtctaataaaaagctgaacagtcaatagctggGAAGTAGAGGGGTAGGTGGGGCTGgcggacagagagaataaatgggaagagagagaaggaggaagaatgaagagaacaagggagaaagagagagacaagccCAAGGCCAGAAGCcagccagccaccagccagccagccatggaacaaaacatacagaaagaaagaaaagtaaaagaacccaagggaaaatgtagatgaagagaaacaagttaatttaGTTAAGAGAGCTAGTGAGGCAAccataagataaggctgagcattcataactaatattaagtctctgtgtcttgacTGGGGAGCTGGTCGATggtccaaaagaaagcctgctgcaGATATGGGTACCTGACCATCCAGACGCATGCTCCTCTGGGTGTTACAGAAAAGGTTTAAAATATGCGCATCCAAGGGGCAAGAAGCTTGGCAGTTGTATCAGCAGGAGCCTGGGCAGAGCAGAATGGAGATCAGCCAAGGCAGAAAACGGCCTCCAGAGGGAAGAAACGGGGACTCCAGAGTTTGGAACCCACATACCTTCCTGCTCCAGCGCACCTGCAGGTCTCAGGGAagcgggggtggggagtgggggtctGCCCCCACTATCCATCCCTTGTCCCGTGAATTCTTTCGATTCTCACCTGAGCTGGGTCCAGCCCTCTAAATCCAATGCCTTCTCAGTGGCCAGGCTTCTGGCTTATAATAGTGTCAGTACAGGACAAAGCTTCAGGTCACCTCTgtatcacacactcacactggaATAATGTGACTTCTCTCGAGGAACAGCCTGTGAAACTGGGTCAAAGGACACCAAAGGGGAGGCCCAGATGGGACCTCTTTACTCGCAATACCTCTAAagagtggttctccaccttcctaatgctgctaccctttaaaacagttccccATGCTGTGAAGAACCCCCCCCGccataaacttatttttgttgctacttcataactgtaattctgctactgctatgaattgtaatgtaatatattatctgtgttttctgatggtctgagGTGACCTCCCGTGAAAGGATCATTCTATCCCCACAGAGGTCACGaccaacaggttgagaaccactaccttccttagtgtctgtctgtcctttgtCCTTAGCCagtgaaggaaaggggaggagtgCTGAAGGAAGGTACAGGAGATGGCACTAGGTGTTTTCACGCCACCCGCCACTGCTCTTCATCACTGCATTCTGATCATCGGTTTTAATTAATCGTTTGGTGGCCTGCAGCCACCTTGCCGACCACACCTGAAATAATATTATTCTAGAAGACACCCCCAAAAACGAATACAGTGCTGATGTTAAATCTAGGACATCTGTCTGTATTCCTGCCTGCTAAAGATCCCAGTGTGTGTTTGCAGAAGGCAAAGGAGGACAACAGGGGACTCTAGAAAAGATGCTGCCCAGTGGCATTGAGTGAGCCCCAACAGAGTTCACAAAAGCACACTGTGATCTTGGTTAAGATCCAGTGTTCCCCAATGACTTCAAAAGCAACTGTTCAAGGAGAAGTCGGAAATGGATGAGCTAAACTGTTCAATCTGATCTCAGGTCAAATATGACGTTGGAGAGACACAGGGAACTTACAAGAACATTTAAATGAGTTAATCAGCCTCGTCTATACATAGTCACCTTCACTAATGCTGTCCCACGCAAGCACATGTCCCAACCTGACTCTCGCTGAACTGCCTTCTACCAACACCCATTGCGTCTTGTGCCAATGAATGCTTCAGTTAGGCCTTCCTCTGCCTGCATCAGCCATCGAGTCTGCAGGAGGATACACTTGCAATGAAATAACTCCACTTTCCAAAAGGAAACCGAAAATGAAGAGCCATGTCCCTGGTGCCTTCGCAGAAGACAAGGTAGACCAGGGGGTCCCACAGCTAGACCTTAGGTGACTAACAGCAGCAGCCCCTATCGGGGGGGTTGTTAGATATTCTATTTTTAGGCCTTCTCCTAGGCCCACTGACACAAAGACCCCAGGGCAAGGGTTAGTAGTCTGATTTTCACAAGCCCTCCAAATAATTCTAGTGATGGCTAAAGTTTGGGAAAGCCTGAGCTAGAGGGGAGACACTCAGCACTGATGTTACCTCAAGTTCAGATTCTCCAGACCAAAGCCTCACCCTCCTTCCCACAACCCATTGTCCAGAGAAGCAGGGTATTCTCCCACTAAATGCTACTTGAACTGTTTTCCTACCGCCCCTCTCAGCCATACTCAGCATCTTACAGACAACAAAATACCAAGCATCAATTCCAAGTCCTAAGAAGGAAAATTGGTTTTCTTAAATTACCTTAAGATGACAGACCAGGTGCCACCAAAGGCTGTGGTTGAGAAAGCAAATGGTGCCTTGTTCTTCCCACGAACACTTACAGTTCAGATAACAGACGACAGGATCTCACCTGTGTGGGATCCCACCACTGAGTGATAGTGTCAGACACTGGGGATGATACAGTGCTAATCAAAGCTTACACCTTCTCTCTCCAAGGAAACCACACATTCAGATCTGTACTCAGTCTGCCTCCTTATGTTCTCCACAAGGGGAAAAGTGTGATATTTCACGGGCTTGATGTATTATTTAACCCAGTGGGCATCTAGATGTGCCAGTTCTGGGAGCCCCCAAAGGACACTCGCGGCTATAAACAACTCTCAGGAAAGAAGCATAGAAGTCGTGGGGCTCAGAGGGTGGGGACTATGGAAACATGCACCCATCCATCACGACTGGCTTTGTTCCTACGGGAATAATTTTGAGGCTGGAGGAGTCCCTAGTCACTTGAGCAGTGTCCAAACAGCACTCCTTACGGCCCAAGCTGGGCCTGCAAGAAAACTGGTGGTAATTCTCCAATCTGCATTACATCGTCTTTTGAAACTGGTGTTTTCCTTGGAAAGCATTCAGCCACAGGTGAAACGGCAGGATAAAGGAGACAGCAGCTTTGCTTGGTGAGCTGTAAGAATAATTACTGATAGTATCAGGTAACTAATGCTGTCCTGAGATCTTTTCCTTGGTGACCCTGGCTTCATGGTGGA
This genomic window from Chionomys nivalis chromosome 2, mChiNiv1.1, whole genome shotgun sequence contains:
- the Iyd gene encoding iodotyrosine deiodinase 1, whose product is MFLLTPVLVAVVCILIVCIFKNADRSPESKKEEVQARPWADEDLKDSTDLLQAEEDADEWQESEESVDHIPFSHTRYPEQEMKTRSQEFYELLNKRRSVRFLSSEQVPMEVIENVIRAAGTAPSGAHTEPWTFVVVKDPVVKHQIREIIEEEEEMNYMRRMGDRWVTDLKKLRTNWIKEYLDTAPVLILIFKQVHGYAANGKKKVHYYNEISVSIACGILLAALQNAGLVTVTTTPLNCGPRLRLLLGRPSHEKLLVLLPVGYPSREATVPDLKRKALDQIMVTI